In the genome of Massilia sp. W12, the window GCATTTGCTGGAATTGAATGCGCAAGCCGCCCAAAACAGCACCGAGGCCACACTCTCGGCGATCCAGCGCCTGGCCGTCACGCGCGATCCGCAAGCCTTTTTGAATTTGAGCGCGGCGCAAGCGCGCGTCAACGCTGAACAGGCTTTGCAATACAGCGTGCGTTTGCGTGAGATTGCGCAGGGTATGCAGCAGGCGTTGCAGCGCAGCAGCCAACAGGAAGCGCAAAAATTGCAGCAGGAATTGAACCGCATGATGAGCGAATTGAGCAAAAACACGCCCGAACATGCCGGCCCTGCGCTGGAGCTGGTGAAAACCATGCTCGATCAGAGCAATGCCGGTCTGGCCGATGTCAGCCGCGCCGGTGAACAGGCCTTGCAACAATTACAGGAACAGGTCGGCAAGGCGGCGCAGCAATTCGTGCAAGCGGTGGAACATGGCCTGCAACACATGGGCGCGCCGCAGAAGAAGTGAAGTTACGCCAGTAATTTTTGCAACAAGAC includes:
- a CDS encoding phasin family protein, producing MFTKPETLAKASRSLFEMQMQAMQNISAQAVQSVQHLLELNAQAAQNSTEATLSAIQRLAVTRDPQAFLNLSAAQARVNAEQALQYSVRLREIAQGMQQALQRSSQQEAQKLQQELNRMMSELSKNTPEHAGPALELVKTMLDQSNAGLADVSRAGEQALQQLQEQVGKAAQQFVQAVEHGLQHMGAPQKK